One region of Polaribacter pectinis genomic DNA includes:
- a CDS encoding tyrosine-type recombinase/integrase — translation MSSFFLLLQRVHDIVHDSAMKLNYSEPKIYTGGVDIASWSKLSAKDKKAALSKSWYIYYSFRNPTSGKLERQSNIKAGVNLYKSKRNRYHILVKLKESLEYVLSQGFNPYKDNISLAEFIEQLLSNEKDEIKKKPIEKETALSFEEKIIIDTTISYSIQESFDLALDTKSKVLNGISYQNFRNRINRFKKWLENEGCDFKQNISIIDKKLVIQYLNTVLQTTSPRNRNNTRTDISSLFQTLEDNEIIENNFVKKINVLKSIPERNKTYTTTEQKDIFKYLEKHDAVLYLFVQFISYNFLRPVEVCRLKIGDIDLIDKKIYVRAKNKPVKVKIIPDILINQLPDLSKLNKHDFLFTPNKIGGQWETKENNKRDYFTKQFKKVKDHFGLGKDYGLYSFRHTFITKLYKEMAKTATPFEVKSKLKLITGHATMDALELYLRDIDAVLPEDYSNLLK, via the coding sequence ATGTCTTCTTTTTTCTTACTTTTACAAAGAGTACACGATATAGTACACGATTCTGCTATGAAATTAAATTATTCGGAACCAAAAATATATACCGGTGGTGTAGATATTGCCTCTTGGTCTAAACTATCTGCTAAAGATAAAAAAGCTGCATTATCTAAAAGTTGGTATATCTACTATTCATTTAGAAATCCAACCTCGGGTAAACTAGAAAGGCAGTCGAACATAAAAGCTGGAGTAAACCTTTATAAAAGCAAAAGAAATAGATATCATATTCTAGTAAAATTAAAAGAGAGTTTAGAATATGTTTTATCACAAGGCTTTAATCCATATAAAGACAATATTTCATTGGCTGAATTTATAGAACAGCTACTTTCAAATGAAAAAGATGAAATCAAAAAAAAGCCAATAGAAAAAGAAACTGCATTATCTTTTGAAGAAAAGATTATAATTGACACAACAATCTCCTACTCTATCCAAGAATCTTTTGACCTAGCATTAGATACTAAATCAAAAGTTTTAAATGGTATTTCATATCAAAATTTTAGAAATAGAATTAATAGATTTAAGAAATGGCTTGAAAACGAAGGTTGTGATTTTAAGCAGAATATTTCAATTATTGATAAAAAACTTGTTATACAATACTTAAATACAGTATTACAAACTACAAGCCCTAGAAATAGAAATAATACACGCACAGATATTAGTTCATTATTTCAAACTTTGGAGGACAATGAAATCATTGAAAATAATTTCGTAAAGAAAATAAATGTTTTAAAATCTATACCTGAAAGGAATAAAACTTATACTACAACTGAACAAAAAGATATTTTTAAATATTTAGAAAAACATGATGCAGTATTATATCTTTTCGTTCAATTTATATCTTATAATTTCCTTAGACCAGTTGAAGTCTGTAGACTAAAAATTGGTGATATTGATTTAATCGATAAAAAGATATATGTGAGAGCTAAAAATAAGCCTGTTAAAGTTAAAATTATCCCTGATATATTAATTAATCAACTACCTGATTTATCCAAATTAAATAAACACGATTTTTTATTTACCCCCAATAAAATTGGTGGTCAATGGGAAACAAAAGAAAATAATAAAAGAGATTACTTTACAAAACAGTTTAAAAAAGTAAAAGACCATTTTGGTTTAGGTAAAGATTATGGTCTATATAGTTTCAGACATACCTTTATTACCAAATTATATAAGGAAATGGCTAAAACAGCAACTCCTTTTGAAGTAAAAAGTAAATTAAAATTAATCACAGGTCATGCAACAATGGATGCGCTAGAATTATATCTACGAGATATTGATGCAGTTTTACCTGAAGATTATTCAAATCTGTTAAAATAA
- a CDS encoding AAA family ATPase — MYNNKIDIIDKDIILNHKKLKAKRYESGCLIIKDANTWVEEAKNRPIPNMLFSEFWYENEVCILFADTNLGKSILAVQIADSLTKGKAIAGFKLESNPKRVLYLDFELSDKQFENRCSQDYQNHYKFNNNFLRAELNTELDLPKEFKNIEEYLCATLPDLITSSNISVLIVDNLTFLSAENEKAKDALVLMKAIKSISVAHQISILVLAHTPKRDEFKPIGKNDLAGSKMLMNFCDSSFAMGNSSQDISFRYLKQIKQRNTEHLYHSDNIVVCSLDKQTNFLEFHFEDFDSEINHLKSSSSLNSDDKNEQIRFLISEGKNNVEIGEMMGYSEGAIRKRRKKHNL; from the coding sequence ATGTACAACAATAAAATCGACATCATCGATAAAGATATAATTCTCAATCATAAAAAACTTAAAGCAAAAAGGTATGAGAGTGGATGTTTGATTATTAAAGACGCAAATACTTGGGTTGAAGAAGCTAAAAACAGACCTATACCAAACATGCTATTTAGTGAGTTTTGGTATGAAAACGAAGTTTGTATTCTATTTGCAGACACTAATTTAGGTAAATCCATTTTGGCTGTTCAGATTGCAGATAGTTTAACAAAAGGAAAGGCAATTGCAGGTTTTAAACTGGAAAGTAATCCCAAAAGAGTACTGTATTTAGATTTTGAATTATCAGATAAACAATTTGAAAACAGGTGTTCTCAAGATTATCAAAACCATTATAAATTCAATAATAATTTTTTAAGAGCTGAATTAAATACCGAGTTAGATTTACCTAAAGAGTTTAAAAATATAGAAGAATATTTATGTGCAACTTTACCTGACTTAATAACTTCTAGTAATATTTCTGTCCTAATTGTAGATAACCTCACATTTTTAAGTGCAGAAAACGAGAAAGCAAAAGATGCTTTAGTATTAATGAAAGCTATTAAATCAATTTCGGTAGCGCATCAAATTTCAATTTTAGTTTTAGCACATACACCTAAAAGAGATGAGTTTAAGCCAATTGGTAAAAATGATTTAGCAGGCAGTAAAATGTTAATGAACTTTTGTGATAGTTCATTTGCAATGGGTAACAGCTCTCAAGATATTTCATTTAGGTATCTAAAACAAATTAAACAGCGTAATACAGAACACCTATATCATTCCGATAATATTGTTGTTTGTAGTTTAGACAAGCAAACTAATTTTTTAGAATTTCACTTTGAAGATTTTGATTCAGAAATAAATCACCTTAAAAGCTCCTCTTCTTTAAACTCTGATGATAAAAACGAACAAATAAGATTTTTGATTTCTGAAGGTAAAAACAATGTAGAGATAGGAGAAATGATGGGGTATAGTGAAGGAGCTATAAGAAAGAGAAGAAAAAAACATAATCTCTAA
- a CDS encoding DUF6371 domain-containing protein, giving the protein MNQLYKYSLDKTSRKFICPNCNKKSFVKFIDNETNNYLNEANGRCDRESKCGYFKKPTSNCITSTYNYDPKVIQPSYHNKTILQQFSNTRQQSNFITYLLANFAPQNVSQAIDKYKIGTSNYWSFATVFWQIDSQNVIHGGKIMLYNRDTGGRIKEPFNHVSWVHKQLKINDFVLQQCLFGLHLINSISKNDIICITESEKTAIILSINFPNYLWLATGSKSGFKESLLQSIKDYKIIAYPDKTEFNKWNTTATLLNKKGYQIQCSNLLENIDIENGGDLVDYLF; this is encoded by the coding sequence ATGAATCAACTTTATAAATATAGTTTAGATAAAACAAGCAGGAAATTTATTTGCCCAAATTGTAATAAAAAATCATTTGTAAAATTTATTGATAATGAAACAAATAATTATCTAAATGAAGCAAATGGTAGATGTGATAGAGAAAGTAAATGTGGTTATTTTAAAAAACCGACTTCTAATTGTATTACAAGTACTTATAATTATGACCCAAAAGTAATACAACCATCGTATCACAATAAAACAATTTTGCAACAGTTTAGCAACACCAGGCAACAAAGTAACTTTATTACCTATTTATTAGCCAATTTTGCACCACAAAATGTATCACAAGCAATAGATAAATATAAAATTGGTACAAGCAACTATTGGAGTTTTGCCACAGTCTTTTGGCAAATTGATTCTCAAAATGTAATACATGGTGGTAAAATAATGCTCTACAATCGTGATACTGGAGGTAGAATAAAAGAGCCTTTTAACCATGTTAGCTGGGTTCACAAACAACTTAAAATAAATGACTTTGTATTGCAACAATGTTTATTTGGTTTACACCTTATTAATAGTATAAGTAAAAATGATATTATTTGTATTACAGAATCTGAAAAAACTGCAATTATCTTGAGTATAAATTTCCCTAATTATCTTTGGTTAGCAACGGGAAGTAAATCAGGTTTTAAAGAAAGCTTATTACAATCAATTAAAGATTATAAAATTATTGCATATCCAGATAAAACTGAATTTAATAAATGGAATACAACTGCAACACTTTTAAACAAAAAAGGGTATCAAATTCAATGTAGTAATCTATTAGAAAATATAGACATTGAAAATGGTGGAGATTTGGTTGATTATTTATTTTAA
- the cas2 gene encoding CRISPR-associated endonuclease Cas2: protein MSSNRYSAYRIMWVLVFFDLPTETKRERKVAGQFRKKLIDDGFTMFQFSIYLRHCPSRENAKVHTKRVKRSLPKHGKVCILEITDKQFGNMELFHGIKEVDLPQPTQQLQLF, encoded by the coding sequence ATGTCATCAAATAGATACAGTGCTTATAGAATTATGTGGGTTTTAGTATTTTTTGATTTACCGACGGAAACTAAAAGAGAGCGAAAGGTTGCGGGTCAATTTCGTAAAAAATTAATTGATGATGGTTTTACAATGTTTCAATTTTCAATTTATTTAAGACATTGCCCAAGTAGAGAAAATGCAAAAGTACATACCAAAAGAGTTAAAAGAAGTTTACCAAAACATGGCAAAGTATGTATATTGGAAATTACAGACAAACAATTTGGTAATATGGAATTATTTCATGGAATAAAAGAAGTTGATTTACCACAACCAACCCAACAATTGCAATTATTTTAG
- the cas1 gene encoding type II CRISPR-associated endonuclease Cas1, whose protein sequence is MIKRTIYIGNPSYLKLKQKQLVVQEPETKEIKGTVPIEDIALLMLDHYQITISNQLLIKLQGNNVAVISCDEHHLPFGMMLPMYGHSEYSERIKHQLAASEPLKKQLWKQTVEQKIENQKALLDLNNKVSEPLAEYKLNVKSGDSSNREGIAAQYYWKHLFENFSRERFGEEPNNLLNFGYAVLRSIVARALVSSGMLPVLGIFHRNKYNAYCLADDIMEPYRPFVDKLVYNYVVSNNYYELNKDTKAHILTIATQDVFIDGVVRPLFVAVTTTTSSLYKCFTGDLRQIKYPELD, encoded by the coding sequence ATGATAAAAAGAACTATTTATATCGGTAATCCATCTTATTTAAAATTAAAACAAAAGCAATTAGTGGTTCAAGAGCCAGAAACAAAAGAAATTAAAGGAACTGTACCTATAGAAGATATTGCTTTGTTAATGCTGGATCATTACCAGATAACAATTTCTAATCAATTATTAATAAAGCTACAAGGGAACAACGTTGCTGTAATTAGTTGCGATGAGCATCATTTACCTTTTGGCATGATGTTACCAATGTATGGTCATTCAGAATATTCTGAGAGAATTAAACATCAATTAGCAGCATCAGAACCTTTAAAAAAACAACTTTGGAAACAAACAGTTGAGCAAAAAATAGAAAATCAGAAAGCGTTATTAGATTTAAATAATAAAGTTTCTGAACCATTAGCTGAATATAAGTTAAATGTTAAAAGTGGAGACTCTTCAAATAGGGAAGGTATAGCTGCTCAATATTATTGGAAACATTTATTCGAAAATTTTTCTAGAGAACGTTTTGGAGAAGAACCAAATAATTTATTAAATTTTGGCTATGCTGTTTTAAGAAGTATTGTTGCTAGAGCGTTGGTAAGTAGTGGAATGTTGCCTGTTTTAGGAATTTTCCATAGAAATAAATACAATGCGTATTGTTTGGCTGATGATATTATGGAACCTTACAGACCTTTTGTAGATAAACTAGTTTATAATTATGTTGTCAGTAACAATTATTATGAATTAAATAAAGATACAAAAGCTCATATATTAACGATTGCAACACAAGATGTTTTCATTGATGGAGTTGTAAGACCTTTATTTGTAGCGGTTACAACTACTACATCAAGTTTGTATAAATGCTTTACAGGAGATTTAAGACAGATTAAATATCCTGAACTTGATTAA
- the cas9 gene encoding type II CRISPR RNA-guided endonuclease Cas9 (Cas9, originally named Csn1, is the large, multifunctional signature protein of type II CRISPR/Cas systems. It is well known even to general audiences because its RNA-guided endonuclease activity has made it a popular tool for custom editing of eukaryotic genomes.) — MKKILGLDLGTNSIGWALTTQDFQNKKGEINGLGSRIIPMSQDILGKFDSGQSHSQTANRTSYRGVRRLYQRNLLRRERLHRVLNVLNFLPKHYKEAIDFEKQFGKFKNNTEVKLNYRKNKEGKHDFIFMDSFNEMVADFVMVGNETKIPLDWTIYYLRKKALTNKITKEELAWVLLNFNQKRGYYQLRGEEEEESKTSKKEFYALKVKEVISTEDKNARGTWYHVILENNWVYKRQSKESLDNWVGKTKEFIVTTQLEKDGTDKLDKEGNIRRNFKAVDSENDWIAIKEKTQKDIEQSSFTVGQYIYETLLNNPSQKIRGKLVKTIERKFYKEELQEILKTQIKFHPELKNRELYKACVSELYPRNEAHQNNIKGNGFDYLFIDDIIFYQRPLKSKKSTISDCPYEYRVFSINNIKQKPQFLKCISKSHPLFQEFRLWQFLKNLKIHQKENTENRKTDEDITDSIFTSDNDWVLLYDFLNDKKEVEQKHIIQFLIDQKKIEKSEKGNYRWNYVEDKKYPANETRASFLSRLKKVKNENEFLSKEIESALWHIIYSVKDKKEYETALKTFALKNNLDKDSFVDAFIKYPPFKNDYGSYSEKAIKKILPLMRMGKYWDETKVADDVKNRILQIQERLESINYDYEVFKGDKKDRLKTIVDDEIPKQFVKSFINYKDKNPLTGLNTYQACYAIYERHSESGIIKPWKSPNDIDTYLNEFKQHSLRNPIVEQVVTETLRVVRDIWKHYGKGETNFFNEIHVELGREMKNSSDKRKAMSSRNIENENTNERIKSLLEELKNDSEDDIRPYSPSHQEILKIYEEGVFQNPDVSFTKMKEDDIDKIRKSSSPTKSEINKYKLWLEQGYISPYTGKIIPLSKLFSIDYQIEHIIPQSRYFDNSMTNKIICESEVNQLKDNKTAYEFLKEEGGRVVTLSDGNTVTLFNIDKYEKHCKQYFKKNRTKLNNLLSEDIPEGFINRQLNDSRYISKIIKTLLSNIVREEGEKEATTKRLVPVTGSITSRLKQDWGLNDKWNEIVAPRFMRLNELTNSKDFGEWDSKINAFRTKVPDEISRGFSKKRIDHRHHALDALIIACCTKKHTNYLGSLNSERENYGLKESLLIKNKQGDFTKHFQLPWVNFSTEAKETLEKTIISFKQNLRIINKTNNKTWQWEPQSDGTFKKILKKQKDSTNSTNKTNWAIRKPMHKETVSGAVKIKKIKKGFSNITNYLDKSDLIVDKSIKRKVKSLLTLFDNDLKKVRKYLKETPLLIEGKEITKAKVFEWSENATATRVALNEKFTRKQLESITDGGIITILERHLQNYIGDDQKERFDLAFNPDGVDALNKNIKILNNGKNHYPIYKVRLYEEGSKFSIGESGAKAAKFVEAAKGTNLFFAIYYDEEKKKRVFETIPLNEVIVHQKQTASLPKDKRLPIQPNNIKGDFLFTLSPNDLVYVPTDEELENKSLVDFNNLSNKQVSRVYKMVSCSNSQCFFIRNDISKPIYNKKEFSALNKMEKDIEDRMIKDRCWKLNINRIGNVKI, encoded by the coding sequence ATGAAAAAGATATTAGGTCTCGATTTAGGGACAAACTCCATTGGTTGGGCATTAACTACACAAGACTTTCAGAATAAAAAAGGAGAAATTAATGGATTAGGAAGTCGAATTATTCCTATGTCACAAGATATTTTAGGAAAGTTTGATTCTGGTCAATCTCACTCGCAAACAGCAAATAGAACAAGTTATAGAGGAGTTAGAAGGCTATATCAAAGAAATTTGTTAAGAAGAGAAAGGTTACATAGGGTTTTAAATGTTTTAAACTTTTTACCAAAACATTATAAAGAAGCTATTGATTTCGAAAAACAATTTGGAAAATTTAAAAATAATACTGAGGTTAAACTCAATTATCGCAAAAATAAAGAGGGAAAACATGATTTTATTTTTATGGATTCCTTTAATGAAATGGTTGCAGATTTTGTAATGGTAGGAAATGAAACTAAAATACCTTTAGATTGGACTATCTATTACCTTCGTAAAAAAGCATTAACTAACAAAATTACCAAAGAAGAATTAGCTTGGGTGCTTTTAAACTTTAATCAAAAAAGAGGCTATTATCAATTACGTGGAGAGGAAGAGGAAGAGAGTAAAACAAGTAAAAAAGAATTTTATGCTTTAAAAGTAAAGGAAGTTATATCTACTGAAGATAAAAATGCTAGAGGAACTTGGTATCATGTCATTTTAGAAAATAATTGGGTTTATAAAAGACAAAGTAAAGAATCGTTAGATAATTGGGTTGGTAAAACTAAAGAGTTTATTGTAACTACTCAATTAGAAAAAGATGGAACAGATAAACTTGATAAAGAAGGTAATATACGAAGAAATTTTAAGGCTGTTGATTCTGAAAATGACTGGATTGCAATTAAAGAGAAAACACAAAAAGATATTGAACAAAGCTCTTTTACAGTTGGTCAGTATATTTACGAAACACTTTTAAATAATCCATCACAAAAAATTAGAGGAAAACTGGTTAAAACTATTGAAAGAAAGTTTTACAAAGAAGAGTTACAAGAAATATTAAAAACACAAATAAAATTTCATCCAGAATTAAAAAATAGAGAATTATACAAAGCTTGTGTAAGTGAATTATACCCAAGAAATGAAGCCCACCAAAACAATATAAAAGGTAATGGGTTTGATTACTTATTTATTGATGATATTATTTTCTATCAAAGACCTTTAAAAAGTAAAAAATCTACCATTTCGGATTGTCCTTATGAATATCGAGTATTTTCTATAAATAATATTAAACAGAAACCTCAATTTTTAAAATGTATTTCTAAGTCTCATCCTCTATTTCAAGAATTTAGGTTGTGGCAATTTTTAAAGAATTTAAAAATTCATCAAAAAGAAAATACTGAAAATCGTAAAACTGATGAAGATATTACTGATAGTATTTTTACAAGTGATAATGATTGGGTTTTATTATATGATTTTTTAAATGATAAAAAAGAGGTTGAACAGAAACATATTATTCAATTTTTAATTGACCAGAAAAAGATAGAAAAATCAGAAAAAGGGAATTATCGATGGAATTATGTTGAAGATAAAAAATACCCAGCAAACGAAACTAGAGCTTCTTTTTTGTCTAGATTAAAAAAAGTAAAGAATGAAAATGAGTTTTTATCAAAAGAGATAGAAAGTGCTTTGTGGCATATTATTTATTCTGTAAAAGATAAAAAAGAATATGAAACTGCTCTAAAAACATTTGCTCTAAAAAATAATTTAGATAAAGATTCGTTTGTAGATGCTTTTATAAAATATCCTCCATTTAAAAATGATTATGGATCGTATTCAGAAAAAGCAATAAAAAAGATATTGCCTTTAATGAGAATGGGGAAATATTGGGATGAAACTAAAGTTGCAGATGATGTAAAAAATAGAATATTACAAATACAGGAAAGATTAGAAAGCATAAATTATGATTATGAGGTTTTTAAAGGAGACAAAAAAGACCGATTAAAAACGATTGTAGATGATGAAATTCCTAAACAGTTTGTAAAAAGCTTTATAAATTATAAAGATAAAAACCCTTTAACGGGCTTAAATACTTATCAGGCTTGTTACGCAATTTATGAGCGTCATTCTGAATCAGGCATAATTAAACCATGGAAATCTCCAAACGATATAGACACTTATCTAAATGAATTTAAACAACATAGTTTAAGAAACCCAATAGTAGAACAAGTTGTTACAGAAACGTTACGGGTTGTTAGAGATATTTGGAAGCATTATGGAAAAGGTGAAACTAATTTTTTTAATGAAATTCATGTTGAATTAGGTAGAGAAATGAAAAACTCTAGTGATAAGCGTAAAGCAATGTCGTCTAGAAATATTGAAAATGAGAATACAAATGAAAGAATAAAATCTTTACTAGAAGAACTTAAAAATGATTCAGAAGATGATATAAGACCATATTCTCCAAGTCATCAAGAAATCTTAAAAATCTATGAAGAGGGGGTTTTTCAAAATCCAGATGTTTCTTTTACTAAAATGAAAGAAGATGATATTGATAAGATTAGAAAAAGTAGTTCTCCAACAAAATCTGAAATTAATAAGTATAAGTTATGGTTAGAACAAGGATATATTTCTCCTTATACGGGTAAAATAATTCCTTTAAGTAAATTGTTTTCTATTGATTATCAAATAGAGCACATAATTCCACAATCTCGTTATTTTGATAACTCAATGACAAATAAAATAATTTGTGAGAGTGAAGTTAATCAATTAAAAGATAATAAAACAGCCTATGAGTTTTTAAAAGAAGAAGGAGGTAGGGTTGTTACTTTAAGTGATGGAAATACAGTGACTTTATTTAATATTGATAAATACGAGAAACATTGTAAACAATATTTTAAAAAAAATAGAACCAAACTAAATAACTTATTGTCAGAAGATATTCCTGAAGGATTTATAAACAGACAATTAAATGACAGTAGGTACATAAGTAAAATTATTAAAACGCTTTTAAGTAATATTGTTAGAGAAGAAGGAGAAAAAGAAGCTACAACAAAACGTCTTGTACCAGTTACAGGCTCAATTACTTCTAGATTAAAACAAGATTGGGGGCTGAATGATAAATGGAATGAAATAGTTGCTCCAAGGTTTATGAGATTAAATGAGTTGACAAACTCTAAAGATTTTGGAGAATGGGATTCAAAAATAAATGCTTTTAGAACAAAAGTTCCTGATGAAATTTCAAGAGGTTTTAGTAAAAAAAGAATAGACCATAGACACCATGCTTTAGATGCTTTAATAATTGCTTGTTGTACAAAAAAACATACTAATTATTTAGGTTCGTTAAATTCTGAAAGAGAAAATTACGGTTTAAAAGAGAGTTTGTTAATAAAGAATAAACAAGGTGATTTTACGAAACATTTTCAATTACCTTGGGTAAATTTCTCTACAGAAGCTAAGGAAACCCTAGAAAAGACAATTATCAGTTTTAAGCAAAATTTAAGAATAATAAATAAAACGAATAATAAAACTTGGCAATGGGAACCACAAAGCGATGGAACTTTTAAAAAAATATTAAAAAAACAAAAAGATTCCACAAACTCTACTAATAAAACAAATTGGGCTATTAGAAAACCAATGCATAAAGAAACAGTATCTGGTGCTGTTAAAATAAAAAAGATAAAAAAGGGATTTAGTAATATTACTAATTATTTAGATAAGTCAGATTTAATTGTAGATAAATCAATTAAAAGAAAAGTTAAGAGTTTATTGACTCTTTTTGACAATGATTTAAAGAAAGTTAGAAAATATCTGAAGGAAACACCTCTTTTAATTGAAGGAAAAGAAATTACTAAAGCAAAAGTATTTGAATGGTCTGAAAATGCAACAGCCACTAGAGTTGCTTTAAATGAAAAGTTTACTAGAAAGCAACTTGAATCTATTACAGATGGGGGTATCATAACTATTTTAGAAAGACATTTACAGAATTATATTGGGGATGACCAAAAAGAGCGATTTGATTTAGCTTTTAATCCTGATGGTGTTGATGCTTTAAACAAAAATATAAAAATATTAAATAATGGTAAAAACCATTATCCCATTTATAAAGTTCGTTTGTATGAAGAAGGTAGTAAATTTAGTATTGGAGAAAGTGGTGCTAAAGCGGCTAAGTTTGTAGAAGCTGCCAAGGGAACAAACTTATTCTTTGCAATTTATTATGATGAAGAAAAGAAAAAAAGAGTATTTGAAACCATTCCTTTAAATGAAGTTATAGTTCATCAAAAACAAACTGCATCACTTCCAAAAGATAAACGATTACCAATACAGCCAAATAATATAAAAGGGGACTTTTTATTTACTCTTTCTCCTAATGATTTGGTCTATGTTCCAACAGATGAAGAATTAGAAAATAAATCTTTAGTCGATTTTAATAACCTTTCTAATAAACAAGTTTCTAGAGTTTATAAAATGGTGAGCTGTTCTAACTCTCAATGTTTTTTTATTAGAAATGATATCTCTAAACCTATTTATAATAAAAAGGAGTTTTCTGCTTTAAATAAAATGGAAAAGGATATTGAAGATAGAATGATAAAGGATAGGTGTTGGAAATTAAATATAAATAGAATTGGAAATGTTAAAATATGA